The Diadema setosum chromosome 1, eeDiaSeto1, whole genome shotgun sequence genome has a window encoding:
- the LOC140229413 gene encoding scavenger receptor cysteine-rich domain superfamily protein-like → MIIKCLLTRVFVCGIISLSVDVNSVAEADTTARSVRLVDGSVDSEGRVEVFLDDTWGAICDNLWGPEDAEVVCKQLGYIGADLALVASPFQRGNSPVLLDKVQCNGLESNISTCQHAGVGVKSCHESKTAGVTCTTVGSLRLVNGSTPAEGRVEVLTESGEWGTVCDDNWDIADARVVCRELGYPDALEAVVNSASSPGEPRFGRGSGSIVLDGVYCSAENTLLRHCSVTKEWGVNDCSHAEDAGVICETKTVRIVDGEYPDEGGVEVFYGGTWGTICTHEWSIEDAHVFCKQLGHPVGARSIKVVPSVGRPAVLLDGLLCNGSEASLSDCLSSGWANNENCDSESAQMAGVVCNVPSVVVELLSGSSSRDGIVRYREDIIPGLICDQDWGEKEAAVVCRQLGYVHGNSTKLVSLGTLSAKIFFRDYRCDGTETQLSDCPFTTRSITQCDSNQIAQVTCGPPKDYDIRFAGSKYSEQGRVEVFLAGRWGGIAETFLTYGSRSVICRQLGYAGFSSDVFFDRGSFPRGTLPILIENLGCHGEELRIDDCFDVDVVDGQTRKTREDEVSVICFPYESVANHPVRLLTETGIANTRYGIVQIYHDGMWGAVCDTYFLFTELLCKELGHSRTGRARILYSHETDGVTWPSPYVWFDDPFCLLDSQDSIDKVFECSHGAWKRAPYCSNEELAIITCVGDLPHLHSSSGSSDSYPDYGSGLAAWKIVLISMAVVIPLCLVVCCCWRSHRKTGSATTASATYVQSTHSTRVEVASGDASSPPPAYAPPSPKPEEAPPTYESVSPDSTAGKSAGEPVDV, encoded by the exons CTGCGAGGTCGGTTCGACTAGTCGATGGCAGCGTTGACTCTGAGGGTCGTGTTGAAGTCTTCCTTGACGATACTTGGGGCGCGATATGTGACAACCTGTGGGGACCCGAGGATGCCGAGGTTGTCTGCAAACAGCTCGGCTACATCGGGGCGGACCTGGCTCTGGTAGCTTCGCCATTTCAGCGAGGAAATAGCCCCGTACTTCTGGATAAAGTGCAATGTAATGGCCTTGAATCAAACATATCGACCTGCCAGCATGCCGGTGTAGGCGTCAAGAGTTGCCATGAATCCAAAACCGCAGGCGTTACGTGCACTACAGTAG GAAGCCTTCGACTAGTCAACGGCTCGACACCTGCAGAGGGACGAGTTGAAGTTCTCACTGAATCTGGAGAATGGGGAACTGTGTGTGATGACAACTGGGATATTGCCGATGCACGGGTCGTGTGCCGTGAGCTTGGTTACCCTGATGCTTTGGAAGCCGTAGTTAACTCAGCGTCCTCTCCCGGGGAGCCCCGCTTTGGACGAGGATCGGGCTCGATTGTTCTCGACGGGGTGTATTGTTCGGCGGAAAATACTCTCCTGAGGCACTGCAGCGTCACGAAAGAGTGGGGTGTTAACGACTGTTCGCACGCGGAAGATGCCGGGGTGATATGCGAGACCAAAA CCGTTCGAATTGTGGACGGAGAGTACCCGGATGAGGGTGGAGTGGAGGTGTTCTATGGAGGCACGTGGGGGACGATCTGCACACACGAGTGGAGCATCGAAGACGCGCACGTTTTCTGTAAACAGTTAGGACATCCAGTTGGAGCTCGCTCGATAAAGGTAGTGCCTAGTGTCGGTAGACCAGCTGTGTTACTAGATGGTTTGCTGTGTAACGGAAGTGAGGCTAGCCTTTCTGACTGTCTGTCAAGTGGATGGGCTAACAATGAGAACTGTGATTCCGAGTCAGCTCAGATGGCAGGTGTCGTATGTAATG TGCCGTCGGTTGTGGTCGAACTACTCAGTGGATCAAGCTCTCGAGACGGGATCGTAAGATACCGAGAAGACATAATTCCCGGTTTGATCTGCGACCAGGACTGGGGAGAAAAGGAGGCAGCCGTGGTCTGTCGCCAGTTAGGGTACGTACATGGCAACAGCACCAAGCTGGTATCTCTTGGCACCTTGTCGGCAAAGATTTTCTTCAGGGACTACCGGTGCGATGGAACGGAAACACAGCTAAGCGACTGCCCCTTCACGACCCGGAGTATCACTCAGTGTGACAGTAATCAGATCGCCCAGGTCACATGTGGACCTCCAAAAG actatgaCATAAGATTCGCCGGCAGCAAGTACTCCGAGCAGGGGCGTGTGGAAGTCTTCTTGGCCGGACGTTGGGGAGGGATAGCCGAAACCTTCCTAACCTACGGCAGTCGCAGCGTGATTTGTCGCCAGCTGGGTTACGCGGGATTCAGTTCTGACGTCTTCTTTGACAGAGGATCATTTCCGCGCGGGACTCTGCCAATCTTGATCGAAAATTTAGGCTGCCATGGTGAAGAACTTCGGATCGACGACTGTTTTGACGTAGATGTAGTAGATGGCCAAACTAGGAAAACACGAGAAGATGAAGTTTCCGTGATTTGCTTCCCATATG AAAGTGTCGCGAACCATCCTGTCAGGTTACTGACCGAGACCGGGATAGCCAACACGCGGTACGGCATCGTACAGATATACCACGACGGTATGTGGGGAGCTGTGTGTGACACGTATTTCCTCTTCACCGAA TTATTGTGCAAGGAACTGGGTCATTCTCGGACAGGGAGAGCGCGAATTCTGTATAGCCACGAGACAGACGGTGTCACCTGGCCATCTCCCTACGTTTGGTTTGATGATCCGTTCTGCCTTTTAGACAGTCAAGACAGCATCGACAAGGTGTTCGAGTGTAGCCACGGAGCGTGGAAGAGGGCGCCGTATTGCAGCAATGAGGAGCTGGCTATCATCACGTGTGTGGGCGATCTGCCTCACTTACACTCTAGTTCAG GCTCTTCAGATTCATATCCGGATTACGGGTCCGGTCTAGCTGCGTGGAAGATCGTACTGATCAGTATGGCGGTCGTGATACCGCTGTGTCTCGTAGTTTGCTGCTGCTGGCGAAGTCATCGGAAGACGGGCTCCGCAACAACTGCCAGCGCCACCTACGTGCAGTCAACGCATTCGACGCGCGTTGAAGTTGCGTCAGGAGACGCGTCTTCACCTCCGCCAGCCTACGCTCCGCCATCACCCAAGCCTGAGGAGGCTCCACCAACATACGAGTCTGTGTCCCCGGATTCGACAGCAGGAAAGAGCGCGGGGGAACCCGTTGACGTATGA